The following coding sequences are from one Lolium rigidum isolate FL_2022 chromosome 6, APGP_CSIRO_Lrig_0.1, whole genome shotgun sequence window:
- the LOC124659848 gene encoding uncharacterized protein LOC124659848 yields the protein METAAATSYPVARDAPPRPAPQTAQLGQGPARPGWGHWAILALAFLLLSGSFAWGVYQSRHRPRNLAFVLVTYYLIALLYCCLAKLDLLRRDDPAPAVAAERWRVRMAVWCVSVALANTVAARVADAMPSAGFKIAVWVFTTVCIAVGFYFFFVRAGAGRRTQTDGRDLREVSPEQRV from the coding sequence ATGGAGACCGCCGCGGCGACATCCTACCCGGTGGCGCGGGacgcgccgccgcggccggcgcCGCAGACGGCGCAGCTGGGCCAGggcccggcgcggccggggtggggccactGGGCGATCCTGGCGCtcgccttcctcctcctctccggcaGCTTCGCGTGGGGCGTCTACCAGTCGCGCCACAGGCCGCGCAACCTCGCCTTCGTCCTCGTCACCTACTACCTCATCGCGCTCCTCTACTGCTGCCTCGCCAAGCTCGACCTCCTGCGCCGCGACGACCCGGCGCCGGCGGTCGCGGCGGAGCGGTGGCGGGTCAGGATGGCCGTCTGGTGCGTCTCCGTCGCGCTCGCCAACACCGTCGCCGCCCGCGTCGCCGACGCCATGCCCAGCGCGGGATTCAAGATCGCCGTCTGGGTCTTCACCACCGTCTGCATAGCCGTCGGGTTCTACTTCTTCTTCGTCCGTGCGGGCGCCGGCCGCCGGACGCAGACGGACGGcagggatctccgggaggtgtccCCGGAGCAGAGGGTCTGA